From Linepithema humile isolate Giens D197 chromosome 8, Lhum_UNIL_v1.0, whole genome shotgun sequence, one genomic window encodes:
- the LOC105680166 gene encoding skin secretory protein xP2-like, with amino-acid sequence MLLVRVSFPLSSNDAIGMESRNVRRSKTEGHFSSPMISPARGSARALEPVHVPAQAPVQAPAPVQAPALVQAPALVQAPALVQAPVQVSVQGPVQAPAQAPVQGPVQAPAQAPVQGPVQAPAQAPVQAPAQAPVQAPAEVFFETPAQAFGRQPLQPMGRNALEKRINNLIRKKLRTVQKRGQGFKQEAPPQPPPPPPPSSAAVAPYWHPCRYAPSAYPAYPAYPPPCPPPCPPPCPPPCHHPSYGSAYNQPYNGYGSSYYW; translated from the exons ATGTTGTTAGTGCGAGTGTCCTTCCCGCTCAGTTCTAACGACGCCATTGGGATGGAAAGTCGTAACGTGCGAAGAA gtAAAACTGAGGGCCATTTCTCATCGCCCATGATATCGCCGGCACGTGGATCAGCACGTGCGTTGGAACCGGTCCACGTGCCGGCTCAGGCGCCCGTCCAGGCACCGGCGCCCGTCCAGGCACCGGCGCTCGTCCAGGCACCGGCGCTCGTCCAGGCACCGGCGCTCGTCCAGGCACCGGTTCAGGTGTCCGTCCAGGGACCCGTCCAGGCACCGGCTCAGGCGCCCGTCCAGGGACCCGTCCAGGCACCGGCTCAGGCGCCCGTCCAGGGACCCGTCCAGGCACCGGCTCAGGCGCCCGTCCAGGCACCGGCTCAGGCGCCCGTCCAAGCACCGGCTGAGGTCTTCTTTGAGACACCGGCTCAGGCGTTCGGCCGACAACCTCTTCAACCAATGGGAAGAAACGCATTAGAAAAA CGAATTAATAATCTGATACGTAAAAAATTACGCACGGTGCAGAAAAGAGGACAGGGTTTCAAACAGGAAGCACCACCAcaaccaccaccaccaccaccaccatcatCAGCAGCAGTGGCACCTTATTGGCATCCGTGCAGATATGCTCCATCAGCATATCCAGCATATCCAGCATATCCTCCACCGTGTCCGCCGCCGTGTCCGCCGCCGTGTCCGCCGCCGTGCCATCATCCATCGTACGGCTCTGCGTACAATCAGCCGTATAATGGATACGGTTCATCGTATTATTGGTAA